The Heptranchias perlo isolate sHepPer1 unplaced genomic scaffold, sHepPer1.hap1 HAP1_SCAFFOLD_472, whole genome shotgun sequence genome segment CCCTCAACACTACCACCCCACCTCATCCCTCATCACCACCACCCCACTTCATCCCTCAACACCACCTCATTCCTCAACACCACCACCCCACCTCATCCCTCAACACCACCTCATCCCTCAACACTACCACCCCGCCTCATCCCTCAACACTACCACCCCACCTCATCCCTCATCACCACCACCCCACTTCATCCCTCAACACTACCTCATCCCTCAACACCACCACACCACCTAATCCCTCAACACCACCTCATCCCTCAACACCACCTCATCCCTCAACACTACCTCATCCCTCAACACTACCTCATCCCTCAACACCACCACCCCACTTCATCCCTCAACACTACCTCATCCCTCAACACCACCACCCCACTTCATCCCTCAACACCACCTCATTCCTCAACACCACCACCGCACTTCATCCCTCAACACCACCTCATCCCTCAACACCACCTCATCCCTCAACACTACCTCATCCCTCAACACCACCACCCCACTTCATCCCTCAACACCACCTCATTCCTCAACACCACCACCGCACTTCATCCCTCAACACCACCTCATCCCTCAACACCACCTCATCCCTCAACACTACCTCATCCCTCAACACCACCACCCCACCTCATCCCTCAACACCACCTCATCCCTCAACACCACCTCATCCCTCAACACTACCTCATCCCTCAACACCACCTCATCCCTCAACACCACCACCCCACCTAATCCCTCAACACTACCATCCCACCTCATCCCTCAACACCACCTCatccccaccatatccctcaaccccaccgtatccctcaacccgaCCTCATCCCGCAATAccacctcatccctcaaccccctcAATACCACCTCATCCCTTAACCCCACCTGATCTCTcaaccccctcatccctcaactccaccgtatccctcaaccccacccacatccctcaaccccacctatcctcatccctcaaccccacctaccctcaTCCCTCAATTCGACCTACCataaccccctgctctttcccccatggccctgcaaatttttccccttcaagtgtttatccaattcccttttgaaatttattactgaatctgcttccaccgccctttcaggcagcgcgttccagatcatcacaactcgctgcgtaaaaaacgagGGGGTGGGTGGGCTGTAGGACAAACACTGTTCTTTTACCACTGGATGCTGGTTTCAAATCTAGAAAGTTGCAGCACTGCcagactcgggggggggggggggcatgggaacGGTCGGAAGACTGGTTAAGGCGGCCTACTTGACCTACGACCCCGTGCTAGGTCACATGACATGCTCGGCTCGAACGACACTTTCAACGGGGTGGGCCGCGATGAAGATGGCTGAGGAGAAACAAACAAGCGGACCCTTGACATGTTATTTAATTCTAGACCCTCAGGAGGCTGCACAAGCAAAATGATCaatgggtcgggggtgggggggggggaaggggaagcgtCCATTTTAGGAGCCGTGATCGGGCCTCTTGAGCGCCTGCAGGACTTGGCTCTTGACGTAGTCCACCACCTCGGTGGTGGAGGCAGTCCCTCCAATGTCCGGCGTGTGGATCCTCATCTCCGTCAGGGCCTTCATGGTGGCGTTCCTGATGGCGGTGGCGTGGTCATGCAGCTTGAGGTGGTCGAGCATCAAGCAGCTGGCCAGGAGCATGGCGGTGGGGTTGGCCACGTCCTTGTTGGCCAGCCGCATCGCCGTGTTGCGGATGGCCGACTGGAAGACGGCGCAGCTCCGGCCGTAGTTCGCCCCCGGCACCAGCCCGGGGCCCCCGACCAGGCCGGCGCAGATGTTGTTGATCACCACCCCGTACAGATTGGGCATCAGCATGACGTCGAACTGGCTGGGCCGGCTGACCAGCTGCATGGTGGCGTTGTCCACGATGACGTCGGTGACTTTGATCTCCGGGTAGCCCGCCGCCACCTCCCGGCAGCAATTGAGGAAGAGGCCGTCGGCCAGCTTCATGATGTTGGCCTTGTGCACCACGCTCAGGCTGCGGCGGCCGTGCCGCCGGGCGTACTGGAAGGCGTACTCGGCGATGCGGATCGAGCGCTCCCGGGTGATGATCTTCAGGCTCTCCACCACCCCGGGCACGCTCTCGTGCTCCAGGTGGGCGTACTCGCCCTCGGTGCACTCCCTGATGGCGATGATGTCGATGCCGCTGTGGCGGGTGGCCACGCCGGGGAAGGTGCGGTAGTGGTTGACGTTGGCGAAGAGGTCCAGCTTGGTGCGGAACTGCACGTTGCGGGAGTGGCACTGGGGGGGCAGCATGTCGACGGCGGTCTCGAAGTTCCCCTTCAGCCCCACCCGGTTGCGCGCCACCGACTGGATGGCGCGGTTGATGTCCCGGTCGTCGTCGGCGTCGGTGTCCACCTGGACCACCTCGAACTCCACCGGCACCTGGGCCACCTTGAAGACATCGCCCACGTGGCCCATCAGCTCGGGCCCCACGCCGTGGCCCGGGATCACCGTCACCGTGACGCCGGCCCGGCCCGCGAGGGCGCGCCCCTCCTCCCAGGCCCCGGAGTAGCCGCGGCGCGGCCGGGAGCCGGGGGCCCGCGCCCCGGGCGGGGGGCCCCTGGGGAGGCGAGGCTTGGAGCCCAGGATCAGGCGGGAGAGGCCCCTCAGAGACGCCATGTGCTCCAGCAGGCCTCGAATGGAGCAGGCCCGCCCGTTGGTGACGTCAccgaccccgccccccccgcgcgcgCGGGCGCGCGCGGGCCGTTGAATTCCCCGCTCCGCCCCCCCATCCCGCGCGCTCCTGACGTCATCGCCCACACGTGCCCCGACCGTTTGAATTCCCCGCTCCGCCCCCCCCGGATCCCGCGCGCTCCTGACGTCACCGCCCACACGTGCCCCGACCGTTTGAATTCCCCGCTCCGCCCCCCCACCCGCGCGCTCCTGACGTCACCGCCCACACGCCGTTTGAATTCCACCCCCACCTATCCCGCGCGCTCCTGACGTCACCGCCCCCACGTGCCCCGACCGTTTGAATTCCTCGCTCCGCCCCTCCCTCTCGCCACGCCAATCCCGCGCGCTCCTGACGTCACCGCCCTCGCACCGTTTGAATTCCACCCCACAGCCCACGCTCTTCTGACGTCaccgcctcccccccaccccacgcgcCCGGGCCGTTTGAATTCCACGCTCCGCCCTCCCAGCGCGGTTCTGACGTCACCGCCCCCACACGCCGTTTGAATTCCACCCCCCCTATCCCGCGCGCTCCTGACGTCACCGACCCCACGTGCCCCGACCGTTTGAATTCCCCGCTCCGCCCCTCCCTCTCGCCCCACCAATCCCGCGCTCTTCTGACGGCACCGCCCCGACTATTTGAATTCCCCGCCCCGCATCCCGTGCGCTCATGACGTCACCGCCCCCACGTGCCCCGACCGTTTGAATTCCCCGCTGCGCCCCCGATTCCGCGCGCTCCTGACGTCACCGCCCTCACACCATTTGAATTCCACCCCACAGCCCACGCTCTTCTGACGTCATCGCCTCCCCCCCCACGTGCCCGGATCGTTTGAATTCCCCGCTCCGCCCACCTCCCCCACGAATCCCGCGCTCTTCTGACGTCGCCGCCCCCTCGCGCCCGGGCCGTTTGAATTCCacgctccgcccccccccccacccagcgcgGTTCTGACGTCACCGGCCCCACGCCAATTGAATTCCACCCCCTCCTGACGTCACCGCCCCCACGTGCCCCACACCGTTCGAATTtgccgctccccctcccctccaccaatcccacGCGAACTTGCCGACGCCCGGCGCCGAAACCCCGCCCTCTCTGACGCGGCCGCCGCCTTCTCCACCGTTGGGGGCGgagtcccgatcgccccctcctccTGTGACGTAGGAGGGAGGGAGTCGCGCGTGCGCGTGACGGTTATTCTTTGTTGTCGATGGTCTGGGTCGATGGCGTCGTGGATTTGCGGCGGGAGTGGAGCTCACACGGGAGGAGAATGGAACCGGCCCCGTCCACCCCCTCGAGGTATATGAtggagggctggggggggggaacaaatgACTGAGCGCCGGGTGGACCGAGCGAGCGGCCGAGGCCACCTTCCCCTTCAATGGAAGCCGccctatgtaaacatgtcacgcTGTAATTCCACCCTCCCGCCAGAGGTGGCGCTGGCCAGGAAATCCCGCCCTCGGGGCAGCGCCATAAGGACacgagaaacaggagcaggaggaggccgttcggcccctcgagcctgctcccccattcaatcagatcatggctgatcttccacctcaactccactttcccgcccgatccccgtatccctcgattccccttgagtccaaaaatctatcgatctcagtcttgaatatactcaatgactgagcatccacagccctctggggtcgagaattccaaagattcacaaccctctgagtgaagaaattcctcctcatctcagtcctaaatggccgaccccttatcctgagactatgccccctagttctagactctccagccaggggaaacatcctctcagcatcgaccctgtgaagccccctccgagtcttgtatgtttcaatgagatcacctctcattcttctaaactccagagagtatcggcccattctactcaatctctgctcataggacaaccctctcatcccaggcatcaatctggtgaaccttcgctgaccgcctctaaggaaagtatatccttccttagataaggagaccagaactgtacacagtactccaggtgtggtctcaccaaagccctgtacaattgcagcaagacttccttactcttgtactccaaccccctttgcaataaaggccaacataccatttttaaaaatttgttcatgggatgtgggcgtcgctggcgaggccggcatttattgcccatccctaattgcccttgagaaggtggtggtgagccgccttcttgaaccgctgcagtccgtgtggtgacggttctcccacagtgctgttaggaagggagttccaggattttgacccagcgacgatgaaggaacggccgatatatttccaagtcgggatggtgtgtgacttggaggggaacgtgcaggtagtgttgttcccatgtgcctgctgctcttgtccttctaggtggtagaggtcgcgggtttgggaggtgctgtcgaagaagccttggcgagttgctgcagtgcatcctgtggatggtacacactgcggccacggtgcgccggtggtgaagggagtgaatgtttagggtggtggatggggtgccaatcaagcgggctgctttgtcctggatggtgtcgagcttcttgaatgttgttggagctgcactcatccaggccagtggagagtattccatcacactcctgacttgtgccttgtagatggtggaaaggctttggggagtcaggaggtgagtcactcaccgcagaatacccagcctctgacctgccacagtatttatgtggctggtccagttaagtttctggtcaatggtgacccccaggatgttgatggtggggaattcggcgatggttggtaatgccgttgaatgtcaaggggaggtggttagactctctctcttgttggagatggttattgcctggcacttgtttggcgcaaatgttacttgccacttacgagcccaagcctggatgttgtccaggtcttgctgcatgcgggcacggactgcttcattatctgaagggttgcgaatggaactgaacactgtgcaatcatcagcgaacatccccatttctgaccttatgatggagggaaggtcattgatgaaacagctgaagatggttgggccaaggacactgccctgaggaactactgcagcaaagtcctggggctgatatgATTACCTTTCCTAATTCctagctgtacctgcatgctaacagtgtttcttgtacgaggacacccaagtctttctgaacaccaacatttaatagtttctccccatctaaaaaacattctgtttttctattcttcctaccaaagtgaataacctcacatttccccacattatactccatctgccaccttcttgcccactcacttaacctgtggatgttcctttgcagactctttgtgtcctttccTCAGTTGCGGTAAGTTCCGCATCTTTAGACTATCAATCTATTATGCATTAAAATGGGCGGGTGGGTCGCAAAATGCTCGGAAAACTCCCGAGGTCAACCTGATCCTGTGGAAAATACTGTTTTGGAAGTGTCCACGTTTACCCGCAGTACCTGTTACGCCTCTGGGCGGCGCTGTGATAGGGGTTTTCAATGTTCAGCTTTGCGGACGTTTGTAACGCAGTGACGAGCCCGACATCACCGACGTCCTATCTCGCCAGGAGCTAACGGAGATGGTACGGAATAaagttagctgatcccaggcggtggagggtggggttggggaagggcggtgagggggtggggggttggctcCAATTGGTGCTGAGCCCCGCACTgagcaggaagggcccaggttccatcactccccgcccccccccccccggtctgtcCTGAGCTAGCTGATCCCAGCTAGGCAAAATTGTGAAACCGAATTCATTAAAATCCGGTGAATCGTGAGGCCGGCATCAGAAAGTATGACGGCGAGAAGCTGCCTTTGTAgttaaaagcccaactggttcactcacgTCCTCCCGGGGAGGGAATCTGCCACCACTCCCTGGTCTGGGCCTACCGGTGGctccagttccacactcactcttAATGCCCCCAGGCATTGCCAGTGTCGCCCGCATCCCCAGAACAAATAATAAGTGAAACTGGACACTGTGTACTTCCTCTAGTTTATTCTCATGACTCCTGCTCCACTAAACTCACTCAACCCGTGTTTCGTATTGTCAGTAACTATAGCAACAATGTTTGGCCCTCATTTGGACGAACTCGTCTTTCTTTCATCAGATTTGGCCTTTCCAGCATTGTGTTATTGCAGCACTCGCCTCAAGTGTTGTTGTCAACACAGGGTTGCCACGGCGACCGTGAGGCAGCATTGCTTTGAGCAGAACGTTCCGGAGCAGCCTCTGGAGAAGGCCCCTGACCCAGGCGGGGTGAAAGGTCACCCACTTGGCAGGAGGGACAACAgtcggggcgaggggagggggggcgggggagagggatggagttgaggGCGGCCAATGGGGGTTTTTGACGCAGCCATTTCACCTCCGGTACCTGGCGACCGAGGGGCTGCTGGGACGGTGAGTCCCGAATGAAAGGTGTTCAGGCTCCGGCTCGGTTGCTGGTGGGTCCTGAGATCACAGCGGAAAACGGCCCAGCATCCATTGCTGAATGGGCAACACGGCAGGCTGAAGTGTCTGAGGTTGGGAGGTTGTATCAGCAGTGAGTGTGAACGACTGGTTGTCGTATATCCTAAGGTTACACTGGTGTATGTGCAGCTACACACAAACAAGGGTATGTAcatgcacacaacacacacacaaaacacaaggGTGTGTATTGCGAACGCTAACacttggtttggccacagctggagtattgtgtccagttctgggcaccgcactttaggaaggatgtcaaggccttagagagggtgcagaagagatttactaggatggttccagggatgagggacttcagttacgtggatagactggagaagctgggttgttctccttagagcggagaaggttgagaggagatttgatcgaggtgctcaaaatcatgaagggtctagacagagtagatagagagaaactgttcccattggcggaagggtcaagaaccagaggacacagatttaaggtgattggcaaaagaaccaaaggtgacatgaggaaaaacttttttacacagcgagtggttaggatctggaatgcactgcccgagggggtggtggaggcagattcaatcgtggccttcaaaagggaactggataagtacttgaaaggaaaaaaattggcagggctacagggagagggtgggggagtgggactagctggattgctattgcagagagccggtatggacttgatgggccgaatggcctccttccatgctatgattctatgatgcgtGCACACACAACCACATAGGTGTACACACACAtgggtgtatatatacacacacacacataaactcatgggtgtatatacacacacaaatgcaCGGATGTGTCGCAAGGGTGTAtatgtatacacacacaaacgcacgggtgtatatatatatatatatatatactcataCACacaggtgtgtgtatatatatacacaacacacaaacgcacgggtgtatatatataaacacaaacgcacgggtgtatatatatacacacaaacacacgggtgtatatatatacacacgcacaaacgcacgggtgtgtatatatacacacaccatacacacacaaacacacgggtgtatgtatatacacacacacaaacgcacgggtgtatgtatatacacacacacaaacgcacgggtgtatgtatatacacacacacaaacgcacgggtgtatatatacacacaaacgcacgggtgtatatatacacacaaacgcacgggtgtatatatacacacacacaaacgcacgggtatatatatatatacacacacacaaacgcacgggtgtatgtatatacacacacacaaacgcacgggtgtatgtatatacacacacacaaacgcacgggtgtatatgcacacacaaacgcacgggtgtatatgcacacacaaacgcacgggtgtatatatatacacgcacaaacgcacgggtgtatatatacacacacaaacgcactggtgtatgtatatacacacacacaaacgcacgggtgtatatatacacacacacaaacgcacgggtgtatatatacacacacacaaacgcactggtgtatatatatatacacacacacacaaacgcacgggtgtatatatacacacacacaaacgcacgggtgtatatatacacacacacaaacgcacgggtgtatatatacacacacacaaatgcacgggtgtatatatacacacacaaacgcacgggtgtatatatatacacacacacacaaacgcacaggtgtatatatatatatatacacacacacaaacgcacaggtgtatatatatatatacacacacacaaacgcacaggtgtatatatacacacacacaaatgcacgggtgtatatatacatacacaaacgcacgggtgtatatatatacacacacacaaacacacgggtgtatatatatacacacacacaaacgcacgggtgtatatatatatacacacacacaaacgcacaggtgtatatatatatatatacacaaacgcacgggtgtatatatatacacacacacaaacgcacgggtgtatatatatatacacacacacaaacgcacgggtgtgtacatatatacacacacaaacgcacgggtgtatatatatatatatacacaaatgcacgggtgtatatatatatacacacacacaaacgcacgggtgtatatatacacacaaacgcacgggtgtatatatacacacaaacgcacgggtgtatatatacacacacacacaaacacacgggtgtatatatacacacacacaaacgcacgggtgtatatatacacacacacacacaaacgcacgggtgtatatatgcacacaaacgcacgggtgtatatatacacacaaacgcacgggtgtatatatatacacacacaaacacacgggtgtatatatatacacaaacgcacaggtgtatatatatatatatatacacacaaacgcacgggtgtatatatacacacacaaacgcacgggtgtatatatatatatatatatatacacaaacgcacgggtgtatatatatacacacacaaacgcacgggtgtatatatacacacacaaacgcatgggtgtatatatacacacaaacgcacgggtgtatatacacacacaaacgcacgggtgtatatatacacacacaaatgcacgggtgtatatatacacacacacacgcacgggtgtatatatacacacaaacgcacgggtgtatatatacacacacaaacgcacgggtgtatatatacacacacaaacgcacaagtgtatatatatatatatatatatatacacaaatgcacgggtgtatatatatatatacacacacaaacgcacgggtgtatatatatatatacacacgcacgggtgtatatatacacaaacgcacgggtgtatatatacacaaacgcacaggtgtatatatacacacacaaacgcacaggtgtgtatatatatatatatacacaaatgcacgggtgtatatatatacacacacacaaatgcacgggtgtatatatatacacacacacaaacgcacgggtgtatatatatacacacacaaacgcacgggtgtatatatatacacacacaaacgtacgggtgtatatatacacacaaacgcacgggtgtgtatatacacacacaaacgcacgggtgtgtatatacacacacaaacgcacgggtgtgtatatatacacacacaaacgcacgggtgtatatatacacacacacacacaaacgcacgggtgtatatatgcacacatacacacaaatgcacgggtgtatatatacacacacaaacgcacgggtgtatatatatacacacacacacaaacgcacaggtgtatatatatatatttacacacacacaaacgcacatgtgtatatatatatatacacacacacaaacgcacgggtgtatatatatacacacaaacgcacaggtgtatatatatatacacacaaacgcacgggtgtatatatacacacacaaaagcacgggtgtatatatatatacacacacacaaacgcacgggtgtatatatatatacacacacaaacgcacgggtgtatatatatacatacacaaacgcacgggtgtatatatatacacacacacaaacacacgggtgtatatatatacacacacacaaacgcacgggtgtatatatatatacacacacacaaacgcacaggtgtatatatatatatacacaaacgcacgggtgtatatatatacacacacacaaacgcacgggtgtatatatatatacacacacacaaacgcacgggtgtatacatatatacacacacaaacgcacgggtgtatatatatatatatacacaaatgcacgggtgtatatatatatacacacacacaaacgcacgggtgtatatatacacacaaacgcacgggtgtatatatacacacaaacgcacgggtgtatatatacacacacacaaacgcacgggtgtatatatacacacacacaaacgcacgggtgtatatatacacacacacacacaaacgcacgggtgtatatatgcacacaaacgcacgggtgtatatatacacacaaacgcacgggtgtatatatatacacacacaaacacacgggtgtatatatatacacaaacgcacaggtgtatatatatatatacacacaaacgcacgggtgtatatatacacacacaaacgcacgggtgtatatatacacacacaaacgcacgggtgtatatatatatatatacacacaaacgcacgggtgtatatatatacacacacaaacgcacgggtgtatatatacacacacaaacgcatgggtgtatatatacacacacaaacgcacgggtgtatatatacacacacaaacgcacgggtgtatatatacacacacaaacgcacgggtgtatatatacacacacaaatgcacgggtgtatatatacacacacacacgcacgggtgtatatatacacacaaacgcacgggtgtatatatacacacacaaacgcacgggtgtatatatacacacacaaacgcacaagtgtatatatatatatatatacacacaaatgcacgggtgtatatatatacacacacaaacgcacgggtgtatatatatacacacacacaaacgcacaggtgtatatatatatatacacaaacgcacgggtgtatatatatacacacacacaaacgcacgggtgtatatatatatacacacacacaaacgcacgggtgtgtacatatatacacacacaaacgcacgggtgtatatatatatatatacacaaatgcacgggtgtatatatatatacacacacacaaacgcacgggtgtatatatacacacaaacgcacgggtgtatatatacacacaaacgcacgggtgtatatatacacacacacacaaacacacgggtgtatatatacacacacacaaacgcacgggtgtatatatacacacacacacacaaacgcacgggtgtatatatgcacacaaacgcacgggtgtatatatacacacaaacgcacgggtgtatatatatacacacacaaacacacgggtgtatatatatacacaaacgcacaggtgtatatatatatatatatacacacaaacgcacgggtgtatatatacacacacaaacgcacgggtgtatatatatatatatatatatacacaaacgcacgggtgtatatatatacacacacaaacgcacgggtgtatatatacacacacaaacgcatgggtgtatatatacacacaaacgcacgggtgtatatacacacacaaacgcacgggtgtatatatacacacacaaatgcacgggtgtatatatacacacacacacgcacgggtgtatatatacacacaaacgcacgggtgtatatatacacacacaaacgcacgggtgtatatatacacacacaaacgcacaagtgtatatatatatatataatatacacaaatgcacgggtgtatatatatatatacacacacaaacgcacgggtgtatatatatatatacacacgcacgggtgtatatatacacaaacgcacgggtgtatatatacacaaacgcacaggtgtatatatacacacacaaacgcacaggtgtgtatatatatatatatacacaaatgcacgggtgtatatatatacacacacacaaatgcacgggtgtatatatatacacacacacaaacgcacgggtgtatatatatacacacacaaacgcacgggtgtatatatatacacacacaaacgtacgggtgtatatatacacacaaacgcacgggtgtgtatatacacacacaaacgcacgggtgtgtatatacacacacaaacgcacgggtgtgtatatatacacacacaaacgcacgggtgtatatatacacacacacacacaaacgcacgggtgtatatat includes the following:
- the LOC137313762 gene encoding isocitrate dehydrogenase [NAD] subunit gamma, mitochondrial-like, with the protein product MASLRGLSRLILGSKPRLPRGPPPGARAPGSRPRRGYSGAWEEGRALAGRAGVTVTVIPGHGVGPELMGHVGDVFKVAQVPVEFEVVQVDTDADDDRDINRAIQSVARNRVGLKGNFETAVDMLPPQCHSRNVQFRTKLDLFANVNHYRTFPGVATRHSGIDIIAIRECTEGEYAHLEHESVPGVVESLKIITRERSIRIAEYAFQYARRHGRRSLSVVHKANIMKLADGLFLNCCREVAAGYPEIKVTDVIVDNATMQLVSRPSQFDVMLMPNLYGVVINNICAGLVGGPGLVPGANYGRSCAVFQSAIRNTAMRLANKDVANPTAMLLASCLMLDHLKLHDHATAIRNATMKALTEMRIHTPDIGGTASTTEVVDYVKSQVLQALKRPDHGS